TCGGCGAAGTTGGCCCTTGAGGCGATGAGGCCAACTATGGTGTAGAGCATAGTATTGGCTATCTGGGACGAGCCGGGCAGACCGTACATGGGGGTCATGGCGCAAAGTACCCCAGCGGCGGTAGCCAGAAGAACGGTCCAGGTGGTACCGGACATAAAGTCCGACTTAGGCAGGAATCCCGCCGCCCACTGACAGAGGGCGGAGACAGCCAGCGCCGATCCCAGGAGGAAGATTATGTCCGAGAAGGTCATCTCTTTTCTGAGAGAATCGTGGTGCTTGGAGAGCTCGGCACCGACTTGGTCTATTGCGGAGGTATCCGCTTTGGTCCAACGGTTGAACTTCATTCCGTAGGGAACCATGCCCAGGAGGATCATTACCCATATAGAGTAGTTTATGGAGTCGATGAGAAGGGTGTAGCCCATGTCTGCATCGGCGATGTTCAAAGCTCCCTGAATGGCTACCATGTTGCCCGTACCGCCCATCCAGCTACCGCACAGGGCGGCGAAGGCCTTCCAGCTGTCCGCAGGAAGGTTGCTTTTGAAGAGCACGTACATGACCACAAAGCCCACGGCGATGCTGGTGGATGCGGCGAAGAAACCAAGGAGCATCTTAGGACCGAGCTTGAGAATCCTCCTGAGGTCGCACCGGACCAGCATCAGGAATATCATCGCGGGAAGAAGGTTGTTCTTTACCTCCTTGTAGACAGCGTTGACGCTTGGAGTTTTGCTCCACAGGCCAAAGGTCGAAAACAGCATACACACAAAATAGATAAGCACCACCGCAGGAACGTACTCGAAGAACTTCCCCTTGGAGTGCTTCTCCGCAAGCACCACGAGCCCGGCGAAAAACAGTATAAAAGCCAGATACGCAAAACCACTAGTAATCATAAAGTCCCCTCGCTTTCAAAATTAAAATTTTCATAGATTTTTTTGCCTATATCACGACAAAACGCAATTCC
The uncultured Dethiosulfovibrio sp. genome window above contains:
- a CDS encoding DUF819 family protein; protein product: MITSGFAYLAFILFFAGLVVLAEKHSKGKFFEYVPAVVLIYFVCMLFSTFGLWSKTPSVNAVYKEVKNNLLPAMIFLMLVRCDLRRILKLGPKMLLGFFAASTSIAVGFVVMYVLFKSNLPADSWKAFAALCGSWMGGTGNMVAIQGALNIADADMGYTLLIDSINYSIWVMILLGMVPYGMKFNRWTKADTSAIDQVGAELSKHHDSLRKEMTFSDIIFLLGSALAVSALCQWAAGFLPKSDFMSGTTWTVLLATAAGVLCAMTPMYGLPGSSQIANTMLYTIVGLIASRANFAELTQAPLYIFAGFVILGVHALVMAIIAKIFKLDLFTCGVASLANIGGVASAPILAAAYSDALVPIGVLMAMMGYIVGTGGGLIVGKILSVL